A window of Halovivax gelatinilyticus genomic DNA:
ACCTCTACTACCGAATCGAGACGCTCGAGGACGAACTCGAGCGAAACGGCACCCGATTAGGCTCGATTCGCGACGCTCAGGAGAACGTCACCAGCGAGATCGAAGACGTCAACGACACCATCCGACGCCTCCTCGGCGTCTACGACAAGCTCACCCAGCCCGTCAATCCGTTCACGGGCGCGGGAGAGGAGACCGAAGGATTCGGCGTCTTCGGCGAGAACCACCACGAGGGCTTCGGTCTGAACGAGTCGACGACCGACGCGTCCGGAACCTCGGTCTCGTTCGACGACCTGCGCTCGGCGGTCGAAGAATCCGACGCCGGCAGTCCCCAGCGAATTCCGTTCGAGGACGAACTCGACGACGCCGACGACCACGACGGTGACAATTACGACTCGACGGACGATCGACGCGACGACCGCGACGCGACTGACGACTCGTCGGTCGAGGTGCAGGCGACCGACCCGACGGACGACGGGGACGGTTCGGATGCAGACGACTCGAGCGACGACGGGGACGACCGCGTCACCCTCACCCGACTCGCCGACACGTACGCCTCCGACGTCATCGTCTTCGAGTGGCTCACCGAGATGGTTCGGACCGCCGGCCCCTCTGCGACCTTGCGCGCGATCTCGTACTATCACGAGATCGGCTGGATCGACGACGAGGTCAGAGCCCACTTAGAAACCGTCCTCAGCGGACCCGACCTCGACATGCACGTCGATCCGGAGCGCACGCCCGAAGAGCTCACCGCCGAGGATCACGCCGACAGTTACGAGTACATCATGAAGTTGACCGAAGTGCACGAAGCCAGCGCGGAGGTGCACGGCTGATGGATCCATACGATCCGTCGCCGGCGAGGTGACCGTCGATGGGATTTTCCACGAGCGCCGCGGTCGCCATCCTGTTCATCGGGCTGTTCGTCGCCGTCGGCATCGCGTTTCCGGCCTTCGAATCGGCCTACGAACGCCAGTCGGCCGCGATGGACGACCGCGACGACCGCGCCCTGGAGATCAGAAACACGGCGATCGACGTCGACGCCACTAACGACGAACCGGCGGAGACGCTCACGGTGAACGTGACGAACGAGGGCTCGACGACGCTCGACGTCGCCGCCGTCGACCTCCTGCTAGACGGAGCGTACGTCTCCTCGGAGGCCTACGCGACCGCCGTCGGCGAGCCGGACGCGAGCGCCGACGCGGGACGGACGATCGTCCAGCCGGGCGAACGGCTCCAGATCACCGTCGAAGAGCGCGCCGAAGCGCCGGACCGGCTCAAGGTCGTCACCGGCAGCGGCGTCGCCCAGACGCTAACGGAGGTGGACGTCGATGGTGAGTGACGTGGTCACCGCCCGTCGCGGTTCGGCAGGCCCGATCGACCACGGCCGAGATGGAGGTGAGCGCTAATGGCCGGCGAGGCGATTTCGAGTCTCATCTTGTTCATCGCGGCGATGCTCGTCGCGCTCGGCGTCGCGGGGACGCTCGTCGCGGGCGTCGGCGACCTCACCGGCTCGCTCGATTCGATGAGCGGCTCGGTCAGCGACGAGATCGACACCGACGTCGAGATCATCAGCGATCCGGGCAGCGGCGCGATCGTGAGCGACGACGGCGAGACGGTGACGCTCCTGGTGAAGAACACGGGCGATCGATCGCTCGCGGGCGACGGCCGGCAACTCGATTTCGTGGTTAACGGCCAGTACGTTCCGCGCGACGACGTCTCGGTCGACGTCTACGATTCGAGCGTCTGGCGGCCGGGGACGGTCGCGGAGATCGAACTCGAACTCGGCACCGACGATTCGCTCGAACTTGCCGAACATCGCGTCAGAATCGCCGGAAGCGGAGTCAGCGCGTCGATCGAGTTCTACGACGGGGGTGAGAACTGATGGTCGATCACTACCCGCTCGGCCTCACCGGACGGGATCGCGTCGAGAGCGCCTTCGGCGGCGGCCTTCCGGAGGGATCGGTCGTGCTCATCGAGGGCGAAGACGGGGCCGGAAAGAGCGCGATCACGCAGCGATTCGCCTACGGGATGGCCGATACCGACGTCTACGTCACGTACGTCTCGACGGAACTGGCCTCCTGGGAGTTCGTCCAGCAGATGAACTCGCTGTCGTACGACGTCGTCGAGCACTTGCTCGGCGAGCAGCTGCTGTTCCTGCACGCCGACATCGACACGCACAACCGGGGTCAACAGCGCGAGTTACTCAAACGGTTCACCGAAGCGAAGACGCTGTGGATGGCAGACGTGATCTACGTCGACAGCCTCTCCGGCCTGCTCCGAAACGACCCGCGCTACGAGGCGGTCGCCGGGACGGGCGACGAAGATCACGTCCTCCAGCGGCTCGTCTCGTTCCTGCGGACGGTGACCGAGATGGACAAGACGGTCGTCTTCACGGTCGATCCGACGAGCGTGAGCGAGGAGGCGCTCAGGCCGCTTCGCAACGTCGTCGACGTCTACTTCGAACTGGAGACGTCTGCGGTCGGCCAGGATATCAGACGGAATGTCCGGGTGCGTCGCTTTCAGAACATGAAAGAGCCGGTCGACGATTCGATCGGCTACACGGTCCAGCAGGGACGAGGGCTCTCGATCGTGAGCCGGACGGTGGCCTGAGATGGCTGACTTCGGCTCGACCCGACTGTCGAACGAACTGCAGGAGCTGGCGGACCGACACCCGCACTTGCGAGAGCACTTGGACTGGTTCTACGACGAGTACACCGAGTATCCGGCGCTGATCGACGAACCCAGCGAGGAGTGGGAGTCTCACCGCCCGAACGTCATCTACGAGGCCGAAGAACCGATCTTCTGTCACGTCTACGGCGACGTCG
This region includes:
- a CDS encoding FlaD/FlaE family flagellar protein, translating into MDLSLDSLRKLFENLLGNTGGRRGREREQVREEQFDPDAQGQGVPGERGQQPPVDGQGQPIQGGQDGQPVDGQGQPMQGGQAGQDGQPTDGNAAGGGAAQSGADVGPSFDTERPDPDEMDDDEVVDDLYYRIETLEDELERNGTRLGSIRDAQENVTSEIEDVNDTIRRLLGVYDKLTQPVNPFTGAGEETEGFGVFGENHHEGFGLNESTTDASGTSVSFDDLRSAVEESDAGSPQRIPFEDELDDADDHDGDNYDSTDDRRDDRDATDDSSVEVQATDPTDDGDGSDADDSSDDGDDRVTLTRLADTYASDVIVFEWLTEMVRTAGPSATLRAISYYHEIGWIDDEVRAHLETVLSGPDLDMHVDPERTPEELTAEDHADSYEYIMKLTEVHEASAEVHG
- a CDS encoding flagellin, with translation MGFSTSAAVAILFIGLFVAVGIAFPAFESAYERQSAAMDDRDDRALEIRNTAIDVDATNDEPAETLTVNVTNEGSTTLDVAAVDLLLDGAYVSSEAYATAVGEPDASADAGRTIVQPGERLQITVEERAEAPDRLKVVTGSGVAQTLTEVDVDGE
- a CDS encoding flagellar protein G → MAGEAISSLILFIAAMLVALGVAGTLVAGVGDLTGSLDSMSGSVSDEIDTDVEIISDPGSGAIVSDDGETVTLLVKNTGDRSLAGDGRQLDFVVNGQYVPRDDVSVDVYDSSVWRPGTVAEIELELGTDDSLELAEHRVRIAGSGVSASIEFYDGGEN
- a CDS encoding ATPase domain-containing protein — translated: MVDHYPLGLTGRDRVESAFGGGLPEGSVVLIEGEDGAGKSAITQRFAYGMADTDVYVTYVSTELASWEFVQQMNSLSYDVVEHLLGEQLLFLHADIDTHNRGQQRELLKRFTEAKTLWMADVIYVDSLSGLLRNDPRYEAVAGTGDEDHVLQRLVSFLRTVTEMDKTVVFTVDPTSVSEEALRPLRNVVDVYFELETSAVGQDIRRNVRVRRFQNMKEPVDDSIGYTVQQGRGLSIVSRTVA